The Candidatus Obscuribacter sp. region ACTTATCGTTGAGATCTATTGAAGTATTAAAGTCATTGAGCGCTTCGTTAAGGCGCTTCTGGGCTAGATTGATTGTGCCGCGGGTATCGTAGGCTTCTTCCATTTTGGGTGCCAGCGATAGCGCTTTGTTGACGTCGCTCAAAGCCCCACTCAACTCTCCCTGCTGGGCTCTGAGCCAGGCGCGGTTATTGTAGGCTGGCGCATACTCTGAGTCAAAGTCGACAGCCTCATCGAGGTCTCTCAGTGCGTTGTTTTGGTTGCCGAGGATAGCCAGGAAGGTCCCGCGGCGATTGAGCAGGCTAGCGAGCTGTCTTGAGCGGATGGCGTTAAGGCTCATTTCCAGTGATTCACGTTTGTCTTTGGGCAGGCTCATCATGTCCAGCCCTGGTATGTGCAGGCTGCGCTCCCGACAATTACCAATCTTTTCAGTAAGATAGACCACCTCTGTGCGGGCTTTGAGTTTTTCATCACCGCTGGTACGTACTTTAAATAGGTCGCTTTCTGAGATCAGTGCATCATCGCCGGGGTCGTCAGTGGCGACGCCATCATTGAGAGTAAAGCCCGGCAGTACAGGTGGGCGCTGTGCCGTTGCTTGCGAGCTATAAATGAGCGTCGCTAGTATTGAGAGCGCCAGGCTCTGACTTGTATATTTGAATGCTGACATTTTTTGCTCCCTGACCATGAATGGCAATAACGCCACCTGGCCGACTTTTAGGACGAAAAAACTAAACTCTCTATTTTTAATATAGCGCTACTTTGAATGTTTTTACATTTTGTGTATCGCAGCAAACAGAAATTCGCTCAGTTTGCCCTTTTCGGACTGAGGCAGCTGTGGAATGATGTTAATACGAAGCACTTGATAAGGAGGCTTGATGGAACACCGAGCACGTCCGCCAACACAAGATAGCTGAGGCTTTCCTCACCTGAAGTATTGATATTTGCTGGTTTCTGGCTGCATTGGCTAATTTACAGATAATGGGTTAATCGAGACACAGGCTCATTGGATATGGCTATTTTGTCTCCGCATAAATAAAAGTTTTACTTGGTCGCACATCAGTGGTGAGGGCTTTATACAACCGGAGGGGTTGTTAGAGCCCTCATTCATTTTGTGCATTTTGTGATGGTGGTTTTGCAAGTCAATTTGCCTTAGTGTAAGATCCTTGTGCCAGGTCCACCGAGAGCAGTTATGTCTAAGTTTTTTCAAAAGAATGGTAAATACATCATCGTCTGGAGCATGATCCTGATATTTCTCGGGACACTCGTGCCCACTGCCTGGCTGATGTTTGCGGGCAGCTCAGGCCAATAA contains the following coding sequences:
- a CDS encoding tetratricopeptide repeat protein yields the protein MSAFKYTSQSLALSILATLIYSSQATAQRPPVLPGFTLNDGVATDDPGDDALISESDLFKVRTSGDEKLKARTEVVYLTEKIGNCRERSLHIPGLDMMSLPKDKRESLEMSLNAIRSRQLASLLNRRGTFLAILGNQNNALRDLDEAVDFDSEYAPAYNNRAWLRAQQGELSGALSDVNKALSLAPKMEEAYDTRGTINLAQKRLNEALNDFNTSIDLNDKYAEAYYHRAIAHKLLGDIASYKADENIAKQLETLQSSK